A single window of Caloramator mitchellensis DNA harbors:
- the rplA gene encoding 50S ribosomal protein L1, whose amino-acid sequence MKRGKNYLEAAKLVDRNTLYSPKEALDLVLQTARAKFDETVEVHVRLGVDPRHADQQVRGAVVLPHGTGKTVRVLVFAKGEKAKEAEAAGADYVGAEELVDKIQKENWFDYDVVVATPDMMGVVGKLGKVLGPKGLMPNPKSGTVTFDVAKAIAEIKAGKVEYRVDKTAIIHVPVGKKSFGTEKLAENFHTLMEAIVKAKPAAAKGQYIKSVVVASTMGPGIKINPVKVLE is encoded by the coding sequence ATGAAAAGAGGTAAGAATTATTTAGAAGCTGCTAAGTTGGTAGATAGAAATACTCTCTATTCACCAAAGGAAGCTTTAGATTTAGTTCTACAAACAGCAAGAGCTAAATTTGATGAAACTGTAGAAGTTCACGTAAGACTTGGCGTTGACCCAAGGCACGCTGATCAACAAGTTAGAGGTGCGGTAGTATTACCACACGGAACAGGAAAAACTGTTAGAGTTCTTGTTTTTGCTAAAGGCGAAAAGGCAAAGGAAGCAGAGGCTGCAGGTGCAGATTATGTAGGCGCAGAAGAACTTGTAGATAAGATTCAAAAGGAAAATTGGTTTGATTACGATGTAGTTGTTGCTACACCAGATATGATGGGTGTTGTAGGTAAGTTGGGTAAGGTTCTTGGACCAAAGGGATTAATGCCAAACCCAAAATCAGGAACAGTTACATTTGATGTAGCAAAGGCTATAGCTGAAATAAAGGCTGGTAAAGTAGAGTATAGAGTTGATAAAACTGCTATTATCCACGTCCCAGTTGGAAAAAAATCATTTGGAACTGAAAAGCTGGCTGAAAACTTCCATACTTTAATGGAAGCAATCGTTAAGGCAAAACCAGCTGCTGCAAAGGGACAATACATCAAGAGTGTTGTTGTAGCAAGCACAATGGGACCTGGAATTAAGATAAATCCAGTAAAAGTTCTTGAATAA
- a CDS encoding EF-Tu/IF-2/RF-3 family GTPase codes for ILKVGDEVEIVGLQDEKKKTVVTGVEMFRKILDMAEAGDNIGALLRGVTREEIERGQVLAKPGSVNPHRKFEGQVYVLKKEEGGRHTPFFNGYRPQFYFRTTDVTGSIKLPDGVEMCMPGDHINMDVELITPIAMEEGLRFAIREGGRTVGAGVVAKIFE; via the coding sequence AATATTGAAGGTAGGCGACGAAGTAGAAATCGTAGGACTACAAGATGAAAAGAAGAAGACAGTAGTAACTGGTGTAGAAATGTTCAGAAAGATACTAGACATGGCAGAAGCAGGAGACAACATAGGAGCACTATTAAGAGGTGTAACAAGAGAAGAAATCGAAAGAGGTCAAGTTCTTGCAAAGCCAGGTTCAGTAAACCCACACAGAAAATTTGAAGGTCAAGTATACGTATTAAAGAAAGAAGAAGGTGGAAGACACACTCCATTCTTTAACGGATACAGACCACAATTCTACTTCAGAACAACAGACGTAACAGGTTCAATCAAGTTACCAGATGGAGTAGAAATGTGCATGCCAGGAGACCACATCAATATGGATGTTGAGTTAATCACTCCAATCGCAATGGAAGAAGGATTAAGATTTGCGATTAGAGAAGGTGGAAGAACAGTAGGCGCTGGCGTTGTTGCTAAGATTTTTGAATAA
- the rplL gene encoding 50S ribosomal protein L7/L12, with protein sequence MTIQEIIQAIENMTVLELNELVKACEEKFGVSAAAPVAVAGAVAAAPAAEEKTEFDVILANAGAEKVKVIKVVREITGLGLKEAKDLVDGAPKTLKEGVSKEEAEAIKAKLTEVGATVEVK encoded by the coding sequence ATGACAATACAAGAAATCATTCAAGCTATAGAAAATATGACTGTTCTTGAATTAAATGAATTAGTAAAGGCATGCGAAGAAAAGTTCGGAGTTAGCGCAGCAGCTCCAGTAGCAGTTGCAGGTGCAGTAGCTGCAGCTCCAGCAGCTGAAGAAAAGACTGAATTCGATGTAATACTTGCTAACGCAGGTGCTGAAAAGGTTAAGGTTATAAAGGTTGTTAGAGAAATAACTGGTCTTGGATTAAAGGAAGCTAAGGACCTTGTTGACGGAGCTCCAAAGACACTTAAGGAAGGCGTAAGCAAGGAAGAAGCTGAAGCTATAAAGGCTAAGTTAACAGAAGTTGGAGCAACAGTAGAAGTTAAGTAA
- the secE gene encoding preprotein translocase subunit SecE, whose amino-acid sequence MSAEVKVSKVGENNKIVKYLREVKAEFKKITWPERKEVINTTKIVLGTLAIFTLIVWLMDSVFGFVFRKVLDYIR is encoded by the coding sequence ATGTCTGCTGAGGTTAAAGTAAGTAAAGTTGGGGAAAATAACAAGATAGTAAAATATCTTAGAGAAGTTAAGGCAGAGTTTAAAAAGATTACTTGGCCTGAAAGAAAAGAAGTTATTAATACTACAAAAATAGTTCTTGGGACTTTGGCTATCTTTACATTGATAGTTTGGCTCATGGATTCAGTTTTTGGATTCGTCTTTAGAAAGGTATTAGATTACATTAGATAA
- the rpmG gene encoding 50S ribosomal protein L33 produces the protein MRVKVTLACQECKQRNYHSNKNKKNDPDRLEFRKYCKFCKKHTVHKETK, from the coding sequence GTGAGAGTTAAGGTTACACTTGCATGCCAAGAATGTAAGCAAAGAAACTACCATTCAAACAAAAACAAGAAGAATGACCCAGACAGATTGGAATTCAGAAAGTATTGCAAATTCTGCAAAAAGCACACAGTTCATAAAGAAACAAAGTAA
- the nusG gene encoding transcription termination/antitermination protein NusG, which yields MADKARWYVVHTYSGYENKVKANLEKTIENRNLQHLFFDIQIPMEEVIEEKNNKTKVVQRKKYPGYVLVKMIMNDDSWYIVRNTRGVTGFVGPGSKPVPLTDDEVDAMGIVEPIVDLDIEIGENVKIIKGPLENFVAQIQEINMEKKKIKALVNMFGRETPVELDFNQVEKIL from the coding sequence ATGGCGGACAAAGCAAGATGGTATGTTGTTCACACTTACTCGGGGTATGAGAACAAGGTTAAAGCAAATCTAGAAAAGACAATCGAAAACAGAAATTTACAGCATTTATTCTTTGATATACAAATTCCGATGGAAGAAGTTATTGAAGAAAAAAACAACAAGACAAAGGTTGTCCAAAGAAAAAAATATCCGGGTTATGTGTTGGTTAAAATGATTATGAATGATGATTCTTGGTATATTGTAAGAAATACCAGGGGAGTTACAGGTTTTGTCGGACCAGGGTCTAAACCAGTTCCATTAACTGACGATGAAGTTGATGCTATGGGAATAGTTGAGCCAATTGTTGATTTAGATATTGAGATTGGTGAAAATGTAAAGATTATAAAGGGTCCGCTTGAAAACTTTGTAGCACAAATTCAAGAAATTAACATGGAAAAGAAAAAGATTAAAGCTCTGGTTAACATGTTTGGTAGGGAAACTCCTGTTGAACTTGATTTTAACCAGGTTGAAAAAATACTATAA
- the rplJ gene encoding 50S ribosomal protein L10: protein MGNREIKEAKVRELVEKFQRAQAIILTSYIGITVAEDTELRRKMREAGVEYKVVKNTMTLRAAKELGFEGLETYLEGPVALAISYDDPTAPARLLAEFGETHKAIELKAGIVQGQLFDTAKVKELSKIPPREVLLAKFLGSIKSPVSKLVYVLDAIRKQKEEANA, encoded by the coding sequence GTGGGCAACAGAGAAATAAAAGAAGCAAAAGTTAGGGAACTCGTTGAAAAGTTCCAAAGAGCTCAAGCAATAATCCTAACTTCTTACATTGGAATAACTGTTGCAGAAGACACTGAGCTTCGTAGGAAGATGAGGGAAGCAGGAGTAGAATACAAGGTAGTTAAAAACACGATGACATTAAGAGCAGCAAAAGAACTTGGATTCGAAGGATTAGAAACTTACCTTGAAGGTCCAGTAGCTCTTGCTATCAGCTATGACGATCCAACAGCACCAGCTAGATTGCTTGCTGAGTTTGGAGAAACTCATAAGGCAATTGAATTAAAAGCAGGTATTGTGCAAGGACAATTATTTGATACAGCTAAGGTTAAGGAACTCTCAAAGATACCACCAAGAGAAGTTCTACTTGCAAAGTTCCTTGGAAGCATCAAATCACCAGTTTCAAAACTTGTTTATGTGCTTGATGCTATTAGAAAACAAAAAGAAGAAGCAAATGCATAA
- the rplK gene encoding 50S ribosomal protein L11, giving the protein MAKKVVGMVKLQLPAGKATPAPPVGPAFGPYGINIMQFVKEFNAKTEKQVGLIIPVVCTIYADRSFSFILKTPPASVLLKKAAGIESGSPVPNKQKVAKVSMAKVREIAELKMPDLNAGSLDAAISMVKGTARSMGIEIVE; this is encoded by the coding sequence ATGGCAAAGAAAGTAGTAGGTATGGTTAAGCTACAATTGCCAGCAGGAAAAGCTACACCAGCTCCACCAGTTGGTCCAGCTTTCGGTCCATATGGTATCAATATCATGCAATTTGTTAAGGAATTCAACGCAAAGACTGAAAAACAAGTAGGTCTTATTATTCCTGTAGTTTGCACAATCTATGCTGACAGATCATTCAGCTTTATTTTAAAGACACCACCAGCATCAGTATTGTTAAAGAAGGCTGCTGGAATTGAAAGCGGTTCACCAGTGCCAAACAAGCAAAAGGTTGCTAAGGTTTCAATGGCTAAGGTTAGAGAAATTGCTGAACTTAAGATGCCAGATTTAAATGCAGGTTCACTAGATGCAGCTATCAGCATGGTTAAAGGAACTGCAAGAAGCATGGGCATTGAAATTGTAGAATAA